GCGCCCCTCGGCAACTGATCGGCCAACGAATTCTCGTAGATAGGCCAATGCTGAAGTGGCATGTTGCTAATATCCACTCCGTGCTGCTGACGCCGAGGCTCTGGTCTTACAACAGTTTGATCTCTCGTAACACCACCACACCGCCGCTGCGTCGACCTTGTCACCACAGCCAGTGCCTTCCGGACCAACGAACGTAACTTATACGAGCTATCAGCACGCATACGAACTCTCTGCACCACAAGTTGAAGCAGGGCACTCGCTGACACCCGGCCCGACCACCCAGCAACCGATCGGATCCCAACACCGAAAGCTGCAGCTCTGCCACTGTTCTGCAACTCCTACGAAACGAAGCGTCGCCTCATTGTGGGAGCTGACCACTGTCCATACGAGCATGTCGCGGCACGGTCAGTCTGATCACTGCGCCTGATCACTGCGCCTGCTTCTTCTGCATTTCATACACCCCCATCATCTTCTTCTGCCTCTCCATCTCCCAATCATAAAAGCCAAAAAACTTCTTCACCGCCTGCACTGGGACTTGCTCGTTATCATCGGAATTGAGGCCAGCGTACGCTTCCTCTGTGAACTGATCGAGCGGCATGCCCAACTGGCGACCACGACCCTTGAACTCTGGCTGGTGCTTGTCATCGTGAACCTCCGTCTGGACCGCGGGAGGCAGGAGCTCGATGACTTTGACATTCGAGTTGATCTCTTTCAGCTGCACCCTCATCGCCAATACCATATGATGGAGTGCGGCTTTGCTCGCGCAGTAGTTGGGGCAACTCATGATCGGAACAAGAGCCAGACCACTTGTCACATACACCAGAGCTGTTTCCTTGGGAGCCTGCTTCTGCAGCTGTGGAAGAAGCGCTTTTGTCAAGTGCATATAGGACAGGTAGTTGGTAGTGAATTCTGTCTCCAGCAGGTCAAGGTCGACACCTTCCGGGTTCTGCCATTGTAGGTGTCTCTGGATCCCGTCATTCAGGAGGACGCAATCCACATCTGGATGCTTGCTGAAGACCTCGACAAATTTCGGGATACCCTTCAGGTCCGTGATGTCAAATACCACGGTGTCGACATTGCCTTCATGCTGCTTTGCCAGATCGTCTAGATTCTCCTTACGCCTGCCAGTCGCGACCACCGAACTGCCTTCCGCGACAAACTTCTTCGCCAACGCCAATCCAATCCCACTGGTCGCGCCAATGACGAGGACCTTGTTGTATCTGAACGGCATGGCTTCGAGTTGTAGGAGTCAACGCGCTCCGAAGATGCCTCAACGAGAGTCAGAAAGGTAAGATCAACTGGCAACGAATTTGCTTCAACAATAGAAAGAACGCGATGTTTGCACTACTTATATCAGTCGGAATCCGACACTCCGTGTACGCCTGGCGTTTGCAGCAAATCGTGATGTCACAGCACTCAGGACCGGCATTCACAGCATGGAAGTTGCTATGTCCGTGAACCCGGACCAGGTCGTTCATCTACATCGATTGCAAGGCTCTCAGTAACAACACTTCAAGCTACAGCAACTATATGTTTCCGCCAAGCTCATGTTGATCATGTGCAGTCGAAGGATCACAGCAATAGCCGCGCCTTCGCACGACGCGGAATCCTTGCCGATAGCAAATGCCGGGGTACGTGTCTAGTCGCGTTCCAGAAGGGAAACTGATGTGATTCTTTGCTGTTTGCTTGCCGCTCGTTTCGATACTGATCTGCGACTATCAACGCCATCCTCAATCGTCTAGTTGCAGCGGTAGATTCGGCAGCGACCGAGGTAGGATATGTATCATGGCGTCGTTTTCCAACGTCCTGTCATTCTTTCTTTTGCTTGCGTCTCGAGATGAGGTAACACGTCTGTTCAACTATGGTCTTGGCGCAAGGGACTAGCGAGACGAGTCGTTCGGAGACTCCCAAGGAAGAGGTCAATGGTCTCGAAGACGGACCACAACGTCTCACAAGCGACCAGAGCCGGACACGGCAAAAGGAAGCACATAATACCACCATCGATATCGAGAAGCACCCAGGCGGCGATATCAAAGGGCATTCAGACGGCGACATCGAGAAGACGCCAAGCGGCAATGGCGCTCCTCTGGCAACAACACCCACCGAGTCATCACAGCTCCCTCTCTCTAAAGCCCGCACAATATCTCTCGTCATAACCCTCACCGGCGCTGCTTTCCTCAACACCCTCTCCGTCCAAGCCTGCGTCATCATCCTGCCCACCATCGGCACCGCCCTGTCCATCCCACCAGCACGGCAGCAATGGGTCGTCTCCGCCTACTCCTTGACCTTCGGCTGCTTTCTCCTCCTTTGGGGCCGCTCAGCAGATGTTTATGGGAAGCTGAATATCTTTATCTACGGCTCCGCCTGGGTCTGCCTCGTCACTGTGATATGTCCCTTCATCCCGAATGAGGTTGGGTTCGAGATCTTTCGGGGTTTGCAGGGACTTGGAGCGGCGGCGAATGTGCCGACTGCGATTGGAATTCTGGGTGTTACGTTCCAGCCGGGCAGGGCGAAGAACTATGCGTTCGCGATGTATTCGGCCGGGGCACCGATGGGTAGTGTGATCGGGAACATGCTGGGTGGCGTGGTGGGCCAGTATGCCACGTGGAAAGCGGTATTTTGGGTTCTGGCAGGTTTGGCGGCGGTGATTACGATCGCTGGGCACTTTGTGATCCCTGTTCCGCAGGTGGTACCAAAGGACGCCCAGGTGAAGCACGCGGTAGATTGGCCAGGAGGCGCAGTCGTTACTGTGGGACTGGTTGTACTGCTGTTCGCTCTGACGGAGGGCAACGTGGTGGGATGGAGCCAGCCTTACATCCCGGTCCTGGTTGTTGTGTCTGTGCTGCTCGTGGCGGCCTTTGTCTGCTGGCAGATATACCTGGAGAAGCGAACCAGCAAGCGGCCGTTGATGAAGGTGAGCATCTTCGAGAACATGCGCGTGTCGGCTGCGATGGCGGTAATGGCGTTGTTCTTCGCGGCTTTTAACAACTTCCTGATCTTCGCGACGTACTTCTACCAGGACTACCAGGGCCATGACGCGATAGAGACCACCGTACGGTTCATTCCTACAGGTGTCGTGGGAGTGATGACCATCTTCGTATCGTCCCAGATTCTGGCCAGGATCTCGGTCAACTATATTTTGATGTTTGGAACGCTCTGTTGCTCGATCTCGTGCTTGTGAGTCATGTCTTCTTGGGAGCCTGCCGATTGACAGAAGCGGTTTGCTAACTTCTACTCCAGACTCTTCGCTGTCCCTATTGCTCCAAGCACAACATATTGGGCGTATGGGTTTCCAGCTATGTGCTTAAGTGTGTTTGGAGCGGACACGCTCTTTCCAGCACTTCTTCTGCTGACCGCACATTCGCTACCACGAGAGGACCAGGCCATTGGAGGAGCGCTTATCAATGCCGTAGGTCAAATTGGCAGGGCTATTGGTCTAGCCATTGCAACTGCGATTCAGGTGGCAGTACAGGAAAGCAAAGAAGATTCGAGTGCGGCGGCTAAGGGGACCAACAGTTTGGGTAATGCGTCTTTCCTGTCCGGTTTGAGATCCGCAGAATGGTTCAGCTTTGCAATGAGCATCTCAGCATTCATAATAGCGACAGCATGTTTCCGACAGGTCGGGAAGGTGGGCGCCAGCAAGAAGTAGCTCATGAATCATTAATGAAGACCATAGACTTAGAACCAACGACTTCCAGAGTGACCCCATCGGTGTCGCGTTTCTTGTCAAGTAGTGCCCCGGTAGCTCTTTACGGCAGCTTGGTACTTGTCGTGTTGAATAGCTCCAGCAGACCAGACCAACGTGACATCGACAACAGGAAGTTTGATCGCGGTCTTCGAAGCTCTCCTGCCCGACAAATCCCGGGTCGGGACTCTCACTTTGACAGTCTTCCTGACATAGCCGATGATGTTGATCCATGCGCCAGTCTCAAGCAGTTCCGTGTTCAGAGACAGCATTTCGTTGTCCACCTTAGCCATGATGGTACTTCCGGTGTTGGTGACCACAGGGAAATCGTCTCGTAGCATCAACATTCCGGCAGGGACATTGTACTCGTGTACGCTATGTGGCATCAGTAAGACTGCGTTCCGAGTCGTCTCGATGGCACACTCACCATCCCAAGAAGCGAATCTTGGTGCCTGCTTCCTGCTGTGCGACCTCGTTGAGGAGCACTAGACGCGTTGGCTCTGGTCTGTAGCTATTGTTGTCATTCGATGCCATGATCGAAAGGTTGATGCCACATGCTGATCATGATTTACATGATTGATGTTGTTGTTCGTGTCGCGTGGCAGTCACATGCGAGTGAAAGGACCACGGTGGGTGCGGATAATGCCGAACGTGGCTTTGGCGGCGTGATGTCAGTCATGAGCCCTCTTTCAAGACATCCCACCTGCGACCCCCTACTACCAAGGCAACACTTTCTACCAGACTCTGCACCCTTCGACATTCCTGTACCACACGATTCAAACACACTCACAGGCACCGGCATACCGATTCATATATTTGCGGCCTTATCAGTGTCAGGCGGCGACCAGGGACGAATCTAGCGGGCTTCTCTTCTCTTCTAGGCGGACGACTTCCGATATCGAACCACAGCACGCCAACGCCTTCCTCGACCACTTTAGAGCCTCGAAGGCACGCGACAGAACGCTCCGCGAAATCTTAGTGACACACCATACCGCTTGGCCACAATGTCCGGCTGGGGATGGAGCAACATGTTCGGCGGTAGTGCCGCCGCAAAGAAGGATGCCCCGAAGAACGCCATTTTGCGGTTGCGGAGCACACTGGAGATGCTGTCGAAGCGAGAGAAGCATTTGCAGAACCAGATGGACGAGCAGGATGCGGTAGCCAGGAAGAATGTGACAGCCAACAAAGCACGTAAGTAGCACGCGACCATGACTGCGGCGAGAGAGGAACGTGGAAGAGGAGACATACTGACAAGTTGGTACCACAGTCGCAAAGGCCGCACTGCGAAGGAAGAAGGCGTTCGAGCACCAGCTGGAGCAAACGAGCGCTCAGATGATGACAGTCGAGCGGGAGATATCTTCCATCGAGACGGCCAACATCAACAAGGAGACACTCGACGCCATGAAGGGAGCCCAGCAAGCTATGAAGAAGATCCACGGAGACCTTTCGATCGAGAAGGTGGACCAGACGATGGAAGATCTCAGAGAACAGCATGCCATTGGCGAAGAGATTGCGGACGCGCTCACACAAGGCAATGCAGCACAGGGAGTGGACGAGGACGAGCTGGAGGACGAGCTCGCAGAGCTGCAACAGGAGGAGCTGGACAACAAGATGCTCAAGACCGGAAGTGTTCCTGTGTCGGATCAAATACAAAGGCTACCGAACCAGCCTGTGGGAGAGCGTGAGTACAAATGCAGTGTTGGCGTGAAGAGCATGAATACTGACTATCACATAGTTCGCGGCAGGCAACAAGTCGAAGACGACGAAGAGGAAGAGTTACGGAAACTGCAGGCCGAGATGGCAATGTGATAGATTCGCATGGTCGACACGGCGTTATCTTCTGCCGAGCCACATTCATGCATCGTGATTTGACGAGGAGTTCGCGACTGAGTAGTTGTTGATGAGCTTTTCAGCGTATAGTCCTTTGAAGCCACAACTTTTGATACCACGAGGAACAATTGATAGGCTCGATAGATGTCACTAATATGGCTATATGAAACTGCTTGCTAAATCATGATAGATCCCAACATTCTGGCTGAAGACGCTCCCACAAAGCAACGAACCCGCAACACACACCGCTCAGTGCCAAACACTCAAACAGCATCCACAACACAGAAAGCAACACTCTCAAGCCTCCATCTTGACCACCTTAGCAGCCGGCTGCTCagcctcctcctcctcctcacCACCACTCTCAGCCTTCCTCTTCGCACCCGCAACAACAGTCTGTGACGCAACACCAGGTCCAGCACCAGCACTCACACCACCCTGTCTCGGCCTAACCCCAACATTTCCAACAACATTCCTATCGCCCACGATCGTCAGACTACAATTAATCGTCAAATCCACCTTCAACTGCTTCCTCCCAGGCGCTGCAGCCTGACTTTCAGCATTAATCCGAGTAATCGCGTGCAGCAATAACGCGCTGAACTTTGTCGCGTCGGCCAGTGGTGATGAAGAGACCGGCACCAAGTTGTTGCAGCCTTGGATGGAACTGCCGGCGTTGATGGTTAGGGAGATGGGTTTGGAGTCTTCGTCTTCGGCTTCGTCGTCCGAGGAGTCTGCGTCGGCGTCGTCGGAGACGGCGGTGGAGTAGGGTGGTGGTGGTGCTTGGGTGCGTGCGCGGGCGCGTTCGGCGAGGAGTTTTTGGGTTAGGTGGGTTATGGAGTCCATTGTTGGGCTTGGGTGAGGGGCTGGTGTGGTGTGGTGTGGTAGTGTGTGATGTGTATGGCGAATCGAAGCGATGTGTAGAGATTGCAGTCGAAACTGATCCAAGTTGCAGCAGAAGAGGTAGCGAGCTGACAATGGGGCGTGTCTGATATGTCGAAATGGGACGACTTTTCGATGCAGCAAGCCTACGGGCGGCCTTTGAAAGTGACAGCCCAGGTGAGGTTTGCAAAGCTTGGGTTGGTGAGCTTGCGAAAGATGCGTGAAATATGAGAACTTCACTTGATGAGAGAGTATAGAAATCACTGTATAGAAAGAAGGAATGTAACACGTTCTATATAGAATATGGGATGTGTATTGTGGGAATGGCGTGCGAAGGATTTCTGGTATTGTCGACGCTTTCTATTGTCGAGCAAATCAAGTTTGGGCAGCCGACAATATTTACGCTGTGAAACGCTAGAATCTAGCCATCGCTTTTCTCTGCGCCTGTCATCAGCTGATGAGCAcccatcatcatcatcatcatcatcatcatcatgcGACCGCTGATGCGATGCAACAGGATCGTGTACCGTGTTTCAGGACTGTGGCATTGGAGGTTGGATGAGCGTTGTAACCATTGTTGTCGATTGTTCTTTCCTCGACTGACCCTCGCTTAGTCACCAGTTTCTACAGGTGGGTCCACTTTCTGTCTGCTTCTTTGACACACAGAGTACACTACACATCCCATACCCATCGGCGGGCCTTGCCAGTCGTATCGTTCTGCGGCCATTTCCTGGCGGTAGTAGGCATCATGACCCTTAACTTGTCTCGTTCTAAGCAGTCCCACAACTCCTTCATGCCACAATGCACACGTGTACTTTGTCCTGCATACCCGCGGCCGCGACAATCGGTGTTGATGATGCCGGAAGGTTCGAATGCCCCGATCTTGTGCTACGCGCCCTGCGAGCGTATTCCATGCACAAGAACGCAATCAACCGCGGTGCTGTTACCGCGCGTGATGGATCTCATGGCTCTCATAGAGACGGTAAAGACTTGCGGTATTCGCCGTGCGGCTGCCGCAAGTGCTCCCGTGGTCGACGGTCATGGTATGTGGTACCTCGTGACAATTATGCTAGTGCTATCTCTGGCGCAGGTACGATAAAATGGTCAGAAGTCGGCCTGGCGGGGCGGTGAACATGGCGTTCCCGCGTCGGGTGTGTTCTTTCACAAGGCATCGAACGAGGAAAGAGCCAAGGCACGATCAACATCTCTGCGCTTGAAGCCTGGTGTTCGTCCAATACACTGGCCTGAAGCTGTCATGACTGTGACAATGTTAGCATCTGCACGCTCGCGGCGTACTGTAGACCGTCGCTCACCTTTGACGAACTTCGCAACGTCGATAATGACCGTCTTCTTCTGCTGTGGTAACGTGTGACCAAACGTGGCCGGCGGCTTCGGAAGCGCACTTGTATGATGTGCAAAGCCATCTGACCTGGGCGTGGGTGCCTGCCACCCGGGTTGCGACGTCACAATGTCAGCGGAGCCCATCCCATGCATCTTCATCGTCTCGCCGGGCTGGAGGAAATTCATCCAGGAGCCAGTATTAGCATCTGAGTATCCCACGTCCGTCAACCCTAATGGCGTGAAGTCCATCCATTCGTTGACCGAGGCATCGTTGCTGGAGAGATACTCCATCTGCTCGGTGTCAAACCCGAGCAAGGCATCGTTCTTGGAACCGAACACGTCGGGCGTCCTAGGGGACTGAGCAGACATTGTCGTGCCGGTGGAAATGTTACTAGGCACAGATGGCGAGTCCAGCACTTCGGCCTCGGCGAAGGAGGACGTGGGATCGATGAAGATGCCTTTCTCGTGAAGATAGCCCTCCACGTCGTATGGATCGAACCATTCTCCCTCGAAGCCTGCAATGTTGACGGTCATGTCGGTGGTGAGGTTGTTTTGGGCAGCAGTCTCGAGCAGTGATACTGTTTGCGGCCCGACCACGCCCAGGTTCCAGGACTCTTTCTTGGGATGAATGTTGCCATACTGGTCGCGCCTTGGGAAGTGCGTGCCTGCTCCGCCGATGTGGATTAAAGGCGCGCGTGAGTCGAGGCTGTCTTGTGGTCCTGCGTTGAGCATATCTCTCATGGCTTCGATCAGCTTCTCCCTGTTCTTGTTCAGGAGTGACAGTCGGAAGACTCTTTCGTACGTCGCAGGTCTGCGACTCGGGTCAAGCAAGAGTTGGTAGCCTTGTTCGAGGCACGCTCTGTGCAGTCTTCGGCCGAAAGTGCTTTCTTGGAAGCTGTACGATCTCGGAGCACCAAGCTCTGGTGGTAGAGTGGCAGCACCTGCGTTTGCCCTCAACATGCCTGGTGAGTTTGCACTGCTGGCTCTGGTGGTCGGTACCATGGCGTGTGACATCGGATCGAGGTTGCCGAAATAGTCCATCGATGGTGACATGTTCGATGGAGAGTCCTCCGCAGGCTGCATGTACATCGTGTATCCCATGCCGACCTCTGTCGTACCTCTCTGCCTAGCATGAGACTGAACTACATTCTGGTCCATCCAGCTAGGAACATTTCTGGGCTCTGCAGCAGGTCTGATGGCGTCCTGCCCTTGGTCGGATCCAGAGGATGCACGATGCAAAAGGCGCGCGACTTTGGGATCACACTCCTCTGCTGGGTTACGGACGCACTTCATCAAGGCTTCATATTGCTCCGAGACTTCGCGGAGATCGAGAACGTTGTTGTCAGGAAGACCAGCTCCTGTTAGGCGATCGCGAAAGTCAACGAAAGACTTGTTCATGAGCTCGATGGTGTTGGTGAGCCCCGAAACCCTTTTTCGCAGTTCGTCGAGCGTGCTCTCCTTGCGCTGTCTGTAGGCCCTTTGTGCCATGCGGATTTGTGTTCTCCGTCGCTGCATCGCGTCAGCGTCGATGAAATCATGCGATACTCCAAGCCTCAACACGGGGAGGACACTTTTCACCTACATCTGCAGCAGACTCATCGGCCTTCTCGACCCTTGGCCGCCCACGCTTCTTGCCATCATCGCCGCTGTTGTCGTCGGAGTTGCTCTCCCTCGACTTGCGCTTGCGCGCCTTCCTTGGGGCCACAGTATCCATTGCACAGTACTGTTAGGAAAGTAGTATCGGACTTGATCCGATCACTGATTCTTGTGAGATTGTGCTACTTCTTGAGTGGGTTTCGCAGCGATTAAGACGATTATGAGTGATGGTGCCTTGTACTACTCCGGCAGATCTGATGACAAGGCTATAGAGCTTATGATTGCAGCATGCAATGTCAGTGCATCGTCCGAGAACGACCTAGGAGCAACCCCGGTCAGCATTTGTGTTGGACAGTGCTTGGTAATGAAAGGTCGCACTCTGCAGAGTCACGCGAATGATGCCACGGTGCCTGCATGATATTGCTGGCACCGCCTGGAGCATGTTCAGTAATCACAAAACAGCCCGCCACGCCCGCCGAGGATGGTGCAAAGCGAAAGGCGGGATCGACATCCGATCCAGCTGACTCCTTACCAATCGGCTTGAAGCCTAGCCGTCTCGGCGGATGCCGGTCTCACGCGGTATCCATAACGTCCGTATGCATTGTGGTGATGCTGGAGAC
This genomic window from Fulvia fulva chromosome 4, complete sequence contains:
- a CDS encoding Low affinity ammonium transporter; protein product: MVLAQGTSETSRSETPKEEVNGLEDGPQRLTSDQSRTRQKEAHNTTIDIEKHPGGDIKGHSDGDIEKTPSGNGAPLATTPTESSQLPLSKARTISLVITLTGAAFLNTLSVQACVIILPTIGTALSIPPARQQWVVSAYSLTFGCFLLLWGRSADVYGKLNIFIYGSAWVCLVTVICPFIPNEVGFEIFRGLQGLGAAANVPTAIGILGVTFQPGRAKNYAFAMYSAGAPMGSVIGNMLGGVVGQYATWKAVFWVLAGLAAVITIAGHFVIPVPQVVPKDAQVKHAVDWPGGAVVTVGLVVLLFALTEGNVVGWSQPYIPVLVVVSVLLVAAFVCWQIYLEKRTSKRPLMKVSIFENMRVSAAMAVMALFFAAFNNFLIFATYFYQDYQGHDAIETTVRFIPTGVVGVMTIFVSSQILARISVNYILMFGTLCCSISCLLFAVPIAPSTTYWAYGFPAMCLSVFGADTLFPALLLLTAHSLPREDQAIGGALINAVGQIGRAIGLAIATAIQVAVQESKEDSSAAAKGTNSLGNASFLSGLRSAEWFSFAMSISAFIIATACFRQVGKVGASKK
- a CDS encoding Vacuolar-sorting protein SNF7, with amino-acid sequence MSGWGWSNMFGGSAAAKKDAPKNAILRLRSTLEMLSKREKHLQNQMDEQDAVARKNVTANKALAKAALRRKKAFEHQLEQTSAQMMTVEREISSIETANINKETLDAMKGAQQAMKKIHGDLSIEKVDQTMEDLREQHAIGEEIADALTQGNAAQGVDEDELEDELAELQQEELDNKMLKTGSVPVSDQIQRLPNQPVGELRGRQQVEDDEEEELRKLQAEMAM